From the genome of Malus sylvestris chromosome 6, drMalSylv7.2, whole genome shotgun sequence, one region includes:
- the LOC126625868 gene encoding gamma carbonic anhydrase-like 2, mitochondrial — translation MAAIARVSRRALTSFSSSAQPSAFHRTFSAEAAKAAAITPSPDRVKWDYRGQRRIIPLGQWLPKIAVDAYVAPNVVLAGQVTVCDGASVWPGSVLRGDLNKITVGFCSNVQERCVLHAAWSSPTGLPAETSIERFVTIGAYSLLRSCTIEPECIIGQHSILMEGSLVETHAILEAGSVVPPGRRIPTGELWAGNPARFVRTLTHEETLEIPKLAVAVNDLSKEYFQEFLPYSTVYLEVEKFKKSLGISI, via the exons ATGGCAGCAATAGCTCGCGTCTCCAGGAGAGCCTTAACCTCCTTCTCCAGCTCAGCCCAGCCATCCGCCTTCCACCGCACCTTCTCCGCCGAAGCAGCAAAAGCCGCGGCAATAACACCCTCGCCGGATCGGGTCAAGTGGGACTACAGAGGCCAGAGACGGATAATTCCACTCGGCCAGTGGCTCCCGAAGATCGCCGTCGACGCATACGTGGCACCCAACGTGGTATTGGCGGGTCAGGTCACGGTCTGCGACGGAGCATCCGTTTGGCCCGGGTCGGTCCTCCGCGGGGATCTCAATAAGATCACCGTTGGATTCTGCTCCAATGTTCAGGAACGATGTGTCCTCCACGCCGCTTGGTCTTCACCCACAG GACTTCCAGCAGAGACATCCATTGAGAGGTTCGTGACTATTGGCGCATACAGTCTGTTGCGGTCCTGCACGATTGAGCCAGAATGCATTATCGGGCAACATTCAATCCTAATGGAAGGTTCCTTGGTGGAGACCCACGCTATTCTTGAAGCTGGATCTGTAGTTCCCCCGGGGAGGAGAATTCCAACTGGTGAACTTTGGGCTGGAAACCCGGCAAGGTTTGTCCGAACTCTGACACATGAAGAGACCTTGGAGATCCCCAAACTCGCGGTGGCGGTAAATGATTTAAGCAAAGAATATTTCCAAGAATTCCTCCCTTACTCCACGGTATATTTGGAGGTTGAAAAGTTCAAGAAGTCTTTGGGGATTTCCATTTGA
- the LOC126625869 gene encoding MADS-box transcription factor 23-like isoform X3, producing the protein MDKYNKVLIKMGRGKVELKRIDNPTSRHVTFSKRRNGLLKKAFELSILCDAEVAVIVFSHSGKAYEFASHDINRTIAMYRSEVGLPEPNNSTFRRARTMEYWRNETEELRRSIQNLEMRLKHLAGEELSTLGMQELKQLERQLKTGVERIRSKSRQIISENVNLLKRKHKELREENKRLQKRVKLQEFHFADVTSSTSTTTLGANACMSAFPRVMFSQQHQLLPN; encoded by the exons ATGGACAAATATAATAAGGTATTAATAAAAATGGGGAGGGGGAAAGTGGAGCTGAAGAGAATAGATAACCCAACAAGCAGACATGTGACCTTCTCCAAACGAAGAAATGGACTGCTGAAGAAGGCTTTTGAGCTCTCTATCCTCTGCGATGCTGAAGTTGCCGTCATCGTCTTCTCTCACTCTGGCAAGGCCTACGAATTTGCAAGCCACGA CATAAATAGGACCATTGCCATGTATAGAAGTGAAGTAGGGTTGCCTGAACCAAACAACTCAACCTTCAGAAGGGCCAGAACCATGGAG TATTGGAGGAATGAAACCGAAGAGTTAAGAAGATCAATACAAAACCTCGAAATGCGGCTGAA GCACTTGGCTGGAGAGGAGCTATCAACGCTTGGTATGCAAGAATTAAAGCAATTGGAAAGACAGTTAAAAACTGGGGTTGAACGCATCCGCTCTAAATCG AGACAGATCATTTCGGAGAACGTCAACTTGCTGAAAAGAAAG CATAAAGAATTGCGAGAAGAAAACAAGCGTCTGCAAAAAAGA GTTAAGTTGCAGGAGTTTCATTTTGCTGATGTCACCTCGTCGACCTCGACAACTACTTTGGGAGCAAATGCATGCATGAGTGCATTTCCAAG GGTTATGTTCTCGCAGCAACACCAGCTGCTGCCCAATTAA
- the LOC126625869 gene encoding truncated transcription factor CAULIFLOWER D-like isoform X2, producing MDKYNKVLIKMGRGKVELKRIDNPTSRHVTFSKRRNGLLKKAFELSILCDAEVAVIVFSHSGKAYEFASHDINRTIAMYRSEVGLPEPNNSTFRRARTMEYWRNETEELRRSIQNLEMRLKHLAGEELSTLGMQELKQLERQLKTGVERIRSKSRQIISENVNLLKRKHKELREENKRLQKRLQEFHFADVTSSTSTTTLGANACMSAFPSNTSCCPINLKKLLIYN from the exons ATGGACAAATATAATAAGGTATTAATAAAAATGGGGAGGGGGAAAGTGGAGCTGAAGAGAATAGATAACCCAACAAGCAGACATGTGACCTTCTCCAAACGAAGAAATGGACTGCTGAAGAAGGCTTTTGAGCTCTCTATCCTCTGCGATGCTGAAGTTGCCGTCATCGTCTTCTCTCACTCTGGCAAGGCCTACGAATTTGCAAGCCACGA CATAAATAGGACCATTGCCATGTATAGAAGTGAAGTAGGGTTGCCTGAACCAAACAACTCAACCTTCAGAAGGGCCAGAACCATGGAG TATTGGAGGAATGAAACCGAAGAGTTAAGAAGATCAATACAAAACCTCGAAATGCGGCTGAA GCACTTGGCTGGAGAGGAGCTATCAACGCTTGGTATGCAAGAATTAAAGCAATTGGAAAGACAGTTAAAAACTGGGGTTGAACGCATCCGCTCTAAATCG AGACAGATCATTTCGGAGAACGTCAACTTGCTGAAAAGAAAG CATAAAGAATTGCGAGAAGAAAACAAGCGTCTGCAAAAAAGA TTGCAGGAGTTTCATTTTGCTGATGTCACCTCGTCGACCTCGACAACTACTTTGGGAGCAAATGCATGCATGAGTGCATTTCCAAG CAACACCAGCTGCTGCCCAATTAATTTGAAAAAGCTGCTTATATATAATTAG
- the LOC126625869 gene encoding MADS-box transcription factor 23-like isoform X1 — MDKYNKVLIKMGRGKVELKRIDNPTSRHVTFSKRRNGLLKKAFELSILCDAEVAVIVFSHSGKAYEFASHDINRTIAMYRSEVGLPEPNNSTFRRARTMEYWRNETEELRRSIQNLEMRLKHLAGEELSTLGMQELKQLERQLKTGVERIRSKSRQIISENVNLLKRKHKELREENKRLQKRVKLQEFHFADVTSSTSTTTLGANACMSAFPSNTSCCPINLKKLLIYN; from the exons ATGGACAAATATAATAAGGTATTAATAAAAATGGGGAGGGGGAAAGTGGAGCTGAAGAGAATAGATAACCCAACAAGCAGACATGTGACCTTCTCCAAACGAAGAAATGGACTGCTGAAGAAGGCTTTTGAGCTCTCTATCCTCTGCGATGCTGAAGTTGCCGTCATCGTCTTCTCTCACTCTGGCAAGGCCTACGAATTTGCAAGCCACGA CATAAATAGGACCATTGCCATGTATAGAAGTGAAGTAGGGTTGCCTGAACCAAACAACTCAACCTTCAGAAGGGCCAGAACCATGGAG TATTGGAGGAATGAAACCGAAGAGTTAAGAAGATCAATACAAAACCTCGAAATGCGGCTGAA GCACTTGGCTGGAGAGGAGCTATCAACGCTTGGTATGCAAGAATTAAAGCAATTGGAAAGACAGTTAAAAACTGGGGTTGAACGCATCCGCTCTAAATCG AGACAGATCATTTCGGAGAACGTCAACTTGCTGAAAAGAAAG CATAAAGAATTGCGAGAAGAAAACAAGCGTCTGCAAAAAAGA GTTAAGTTGCAGGAGTTTCATTTTGCTGATGTCACCTCGTCGACCTCGACAACTACTTTGGGAGCAAATGCATGCATGAGTGCATTTCCAAG CAACACCAGCTGCTGCCCAATTAATTTGAAAAAGCTGCTTATATATAATTAG
- the LOC126625869 gene encoding truncated transcription factor CAULIFLOWER D-like isoform X4 has product MDKYNKVLIKMGRGKVELKRIDNPTSRHVTFSKRRNGLLKKAFELSILCDAEVAVIVFSHSGKAYEFASHDINRTIAMYRSEVGLPEPNNSTFRRARTMEYWRNETEELRRSIQNLEMRLKHLAGEELSTLGMQELKQLERQLKTGVERIRSKSRQIISENVNLLKRKHKELREENKRLQKRLQEFHFADVTSSTSTTTLGANACMSAFPRVMFSQQHQLLPN; this is encoded by the exons ATGGACAAATATAATAAGGTATTAATAAAAATGGGGAGGGGGAAAGTGGAGCTGAAGAGAATAGATAACCCAACAAGCAGACATGTGACCTTCTCCAAACGAAGAAATGGACTGCTGAAGAAGGCTTTTGAGCTCTCTATCCTCTGCGATGCTGAAGTTGCCGTCATCGTCTTCTCTCACTCTGGCAAGGCCTACGAATTTGCAAGCCACGA CATAAATAGGACCATTGCCATGTATAGAAGTGAAGTAGGGTTGCCTGAACCAAACAACTCAACCTTCAGAAGGGCCAGAACCATGGAG TATTGGAGGAATGAAACCGAAGAGTTAAGAAGATCAATACAAAACCTCGAAATGCGGCTGAA GCACTTGGCTGGAGAGGAGCTATCAACGCTTGGTATGCAAGAATTAAAGCAATTGGAAAGACAGTTAAAAACTGGGGTTGAACGCATCCGCTCTAAATCG AGACAGATCATTTCGGAGAACGTCAACTTGCTGAAAAGAAAG CATAAAGAATTGCGAGAAGAAAACAAGCGTCTGCAAAAAAGA TTGCAGGAGTTTCATTTTGCTGATGTCACCTCGTCGACCTCGACAACTACTTTGGGAGCAAATGCATGCATGAGTGCATTTCCAAG GGTTATGTTCTCGCAGCAACACCAGCTGCTGCCCAATTAA